Proteins from one Paenibacillus amylolyticus genomic window:
- a CDS encoding sugar ABC transporter substrate-binding protein, translating into MLKLNKASGKKGLTLFATLLGAVLMITGCSGGSGGSGEGNWVSIEDRYTVDPEKPAWQLDKKEEATDLTWYVNADWWNTDFGKDIVTKKIKEDLNINIKFITGDDTKLNTFFAGGDMPDLLTVFDSNSPVVQKAATWAMPLNDLAERYDPYFNKVAAADTLNWFQLADGKTYGYPNYSNTQEDYDSGNIPAKTAFVIRKDVYEALGSPVIGTPEEFQSVMKRIKQEFPALIPFGFNSIGEGTGSLGDTLQDFIGVPLETESGEFYDRNLDEDYLTWLKTLNTVYRDGNISDDSFADDGTAFEEKVKSGKYATMLLDGTPQQGGNLQIYMSANPGKEYVAIDGPQSTKGNAPTLNQSGITGWMINYISKDCKDPAKAIQIFTYLLSEEGQTLMNYGIEGETYQTKSDGTVELLPAVKDLQLNNADQFKKDYRMGEFMFFGHDRHKALSADAFPEAIKQMQEWGKGKLKPHFILENISPDQGTPEARALSAINTKWNTTLVSMVRSKDDASYDNAFELTSHF; encoded by the coding sequence ATGTTGAAGTTGAACAAGGCATCAGGAAAAAAAGGGCTCACATTGTTCGCGACATTGCTTGGAGCCGTACTTATGATAACAGGTTGCAGCGGTGGATCCGGGGGCTCCGGTGAAGGCAACTGGGTGTCCATTGAAGATCGGTATACGGTAGACCCGGAGAAGCCGGCTTGGCAGTTGGATAAAAAAGAAGAGGCTACCGATCTGACGTGGTACGTCAATGCAGACTGGTGGAACACCGATTTTGGCAAGGATATTGTCACGAAGAAAATCAAAGAGGATCTGAATATCAATATTAAATTCATCACGGGTGATGATACCAAGTTAAATACCTTTTTCGCAGGTGGAGATATGCCTGACTTGCTGACCGTATTTGACTCCAACTCTCCTGTGGTGCAAAAAGCTGCAACCTGGGCCATGCCGCTGAACGATCTGGCAGAAAGATATGATCCCTACTTCAATAAAGTTGCTGCTGCGGATACATTGAACTGGTTCCAGTTGGCGGATGGCAAAACCTATGGTTACCCGAACTATTCCAATACACAAGAGGATTATGATAGCGGTAACATTCCTGCCAAAACGGCATTTGTCATTCGTAAGGATGTGTATGAAGCTTTGGGTAGTCCGGTCATTGGAACGCCAGAAGAATTCCAGAGCGTGATGAAACGAATTAAGCAAGAGTTCCCTGCACTGATTCCGTTTGGATTCAACTCTATTGGTGAAGGAACAGGGTCACTCGGGGATACGTTGCAAGATTTCATCGGCGTTCCGCTGGAGACCGAATCGGGAGAATTTTACGATCGTAATCTGGATGAAGATTACCTTACGTGGCTGAAGACACTGAACACCGTGTACAGAGACGGCAATATCAGTGATGATAGTTTTGCCGATGATGGAACGGCTTTTGAGGAAAAAGTAAAGTCCGGTAAATACGCGACCATGTTGCTTGATGGTACACCTCAACAAGGCGGGAACCTGCAAATCTACATGAGTGCCAATCCGGGCAAAGAATATGTCGCTATTGATGGACCGCAGAGCACCAAAGGCAACGCACCAACTTTGAATCAATCGGGGATAACGGGGTGGATGATCAATTACATCTCCAAGGATTGCAAAGATCCGGCCAAGGCAATTCAGATATTCACCTATTTATTAAGTGAAGAAGGCCAGACACTCATGAATTACGGGATCGAGGGTGAAACCTACCAAACCAAGTCGGACGGAACTGTAGAGTTGCTGCCAGCGGTAAAAGATCTGCAACTGAATAATGCGGATCAATTCAAAAAGGATTATCGGATGGGTGAGTTTATGTTCTTCGGTCATGATCGTCACAAAGCACTCAGTGCAGATGCATTTCCGGAAGCGATTAAACAGATGCAGGAGTGGGGCAAAGGCAAGCTGAAACCACATTTCATTCTGGAGAATATTAGCCCGGATCAAGGTACACCTGAAGCTCGTGCGTTGTCAGCAATTAATACGAAATGGAATACAACGCTGGTCAGCATGGTACGGTCCAAGGATGATGCCTCATATGACAATGCATTCGAGCTTACAAGTCATTTTTAG
- a CDS encoding glycoside hydrolase family 30 beta sandwich domain-containing protein, whose product MLHDYRSIEDGMVSVYAEYFVKYIQAYTAHGLPIHAITPQNEALYEPGHYPGMLMPAEAQADFIQNHLKPAFVRNDIPTKILCYDHNWDQPDYPLTVLEQAGEEVDGVAWHWYGGDASAQTKVYEAFAGKEVHFTEGSGGEWIPPFEQAFSNVIRTGIQILRNYSKSFVLWNMALDENNGPTVPGFGRSTCRGIVQVNQQTQELTYTLDYYALAHFSALIRPKAVRIESISSDDSIYSVAFKNADGSVALVLFNDGEETGNVQVKLRDDELMKFQLKSKSVLSVLITDV is encoded by the coding sequence TTGCTCCATGATTACCGGTCAATTGAAGACGGAATGGTATCCGTATATGCCGAATATTTTGTGAAATATATTCAAGCGTATACAGCGCATGGATTACCCATCCATGCCATCACACCACAGAATGAGGCGCTATATGAACCGGGGCATTATCCAGGTATGTTGATGCCGGCCGAAGCACAAGCAGACTTTATTCAAAACCATCTCAAACCAGCCTTTGTTCGTAACGATATTCCAACCAAAATTCTCTGTTACGATCACAACTGGGATCAACCGGACTATCCACTCACCGTGCTGGAACAAGCCGGAGAGGAAGTTGACGGCGTAGCCTGGCACTGGTACGGAGGCGATGCATCTGCTCAAACGAAGGTATACGAAGCCTTTGCAGGCAAAGAAGTGCACTTCACCGAAGGCTCGGGCGGCGAGTGGATCCCGCCATTTGAACAGGCCTTCTCGAATGTGATACGAACAGGAATTCAGATTCTTCGTAATTACAGCAAGTCATTTGTACTATGGAATATGGCACTTGATGAGAACAATGGGCCGACTGTTCCGGGATTTGGCCGCAGTACGTGTCGTGGGATCGTTCAGGTGAATCAACAAACCCAGGAACTTACGTATACACTTGATTATTATGCCCTGGCCCATTTTAGTGCTCTGATCCGTCCCAAGGCTGTTCGGATTGAATCAATATCCAGTGATGATAGCATTTATTCTGTGGCTTTCAAAAATGCCGATGGTTCCGTAGCATTAGTCCTCTTCAATGATGGGGAGGAGACTGGCAACGTACAGGTTAAGCTGCGCGACGATGAATTGATGAAGTTCCAGCTGAAAAGCAAGAGTGTCTTGTCCGTATTGATCACAGATGTATAA
- a CDS encoding carbohydrate ABC transporter permease, with translation MNGKVAKEDLDSRIFDTLNIILLIICTVVILVPLWNVIISSFSSGKALAEGGFIFWSPEFSLENYRAVFNDQGIWQAFFISVSKTTIGVVTHVFFCAMVGYGLSKKYIRGRKLYVAMGVITMFFSGGMIPTYLLIKSLGLLNSFWVYIIPALFSFYDVVILMNFFRNVPDSLEESAKIDGAGDWHIFLKIFIPLSMPAMATIALFNGVGQWNDFMTTKLYITDQSLYPLQMMLYEIIVQSQTQSMQNVGGSAVIETTTKGVQLATIVITTLPIVLIYPIVQRYFISGMMLGAVKE, from the coding sequence GTGAATGGAAAGGTGGCAAAAGAAGATCTGGATAGTCGGATCTTTGATACCTTAAACATCATTTTGTTAATCATCTGTACGGTCGTTATTCTGGTTCCTCTCTGGAATGTCATCATCTCTTCCTTTAGCTCGGGGAAAGCGTTGGCGGAAGGTGGGTTCATCTTCTGGTCACCGGAATTCTCGCTGGAGAATTACAGAGCGGTATTCAATGATCAGGGCATCTGGCAGGCCTTCTTCATATCGGTATCCAAAACAACGATTGGTGTGGTTACACATGTGTTCTTTTGTGCCATGGTGGGCTATGGTCTGAGCAAAAAGTACATAAGAGGCCGCAAATTATACGTTGCCATGGGTGTTATTACCATGTTTTTCTCGGGAGGCATGATTCCGACCTATCTGTTGATCAAATCACTCGGCTTGCTTAACAGCTTCTGGGTGTACATTATTCCGGCGTTGTTCAGCTTCTATGATGTCGTGATTCTCATGAATTTCTTCCGTAACGTACCGGATTCCCTCGAAGAGTCGGCGAAGATTGACGGTGCAGGGGATTGGCATATTTTCCTCAAAATCTTCATTCCACTCTCCATGCCTGCCATGGCTACAATTGCGCTATTTAATGGAGTGGGGCAGTGGAACGACTTCATGACAACCAAGCTATACATTACCGATCAATCATTGTATCCACTTCAGATGATGCTGTATGAGATTATCGTGCAGTCGCAGACCCAATCCATGCAAAATGTCGGGGGTTCGGCTGTAATTGAAACAACGACGAAGGGCGTGCAGTTGGCCACCATCGTCATAACCACATTACCTATCGTACTGATCTATCCCATCGTTCAGAGATACTTTATCTCGGGAATGATGCTCGGAGCAGTCAAGGAATAG